One Tripterygium wilfordii isolate XIE 37 chromosome 10, ASM1340144v1, whole genome shotgun sequence DNA segment encodes these proteins:
- the LOC120007431 gene encoding F-box/kelch-repeat protein At3g24760 has translation MSSEYSAFTTLSDELTEHILSLLPIPSLLRASAVCNHWRSLISSPLFPHRNHLPWFFLLGLHNTSSKNHQSFAFDPISHSWFRLPAPTLLTSSYPPSASHGFLFTTADQFSFSPVINPRWTSTSPLRFPRINPLFAALPDSSADRFLVVGGVRFIGGLVDIEDHPLATEIYNSSLNSWELCPPLPEDFVSQSLSSALFGNRFYVFEIHSCFMSYFDLDNRVWSQIQMLRPPGVIFSFLIACKGMLVLAGMCNSPTSLNLWKIEESTMELSEIAIMPLDLLYGLIDSEEDDKFACLKCVGMGNLIYVFNDEYHKKFPACVCEIDSVKGSCSWRRLPQLPLPVNKFHKVISFSSTVSGADFLRR, from the coding sequence ATGTCATCAGAGTACTCAGCTTTCACCACCTTAAGCGACGAATTGACGGAGCACATCCTCTCACTCCTCCCCATACCTTCTCTTCTTCGTGCTTCCGCCGTCTGCAACCACTGGCGCTCTCTAATCTCCTCCCCTTTATTTCCTCACCGCAACCACCTCCCATGGTTCTTCCTCCTTGGCCTCCACAACACCTCCTCCAAGAACCACCAGTCCTTTGCTTTTGACCCTATCTCACACTCATGGTTCCGTCTCCCAGCCCCTACTCTCCTTACCTCCTCCTACCCCCCCTCCGCCTCTCACGGTTTCCTTTTCACCACCGCTGATCAATTCTCCTTCTCTCCTGTCATCAATCCTCGCTGGACTTCCACTTCCCCTCTCCGATTCCCCCGCATCAACCCACTCTTCGCCGCGCTCCCTGACTCCTCCGCCGATCGTTTCCTTGTTGTCGGTGGAGTCCGATTCATCGGCGGCCTCGTCGACATCGAGGACCATCCTCTGGCCACCGAGATCTACAACTCTAGCCTCAACTCTTGGGAGCTCTGCCCACCCCTCCCTGAAGATTTCGTCTCCCAATCGTTATCCTCCGCTCTGTTTGGAAACAGGTTTTACGTCTTTGAAATTCACTCTTGCTTTATGTCTTATTTCGATTTGGATAACCGTGTTTGGAGCCAGATCCAGATGTTAAGGCCTCCCGGCGTAATCTTCTCCTTCCTGATCGCCTGCAAGGGCATGCTCGTCTTGGCCGGGATGTGCAATTCTCCGACGTCGCTTAATCTGTGGAAGATTGAGGAGTCCACTATGGAATTGAGCGAGATTGCGATCATGCCTCTCGATTTGCTCTACGGATTGATAGATAGTGAGGAAGACGATAAGTTTGCGTGCTTGAAATGTGTTGGAATGGGGAATCTCATATATGTGTTCAACGACGAGTATCACAAGAAGTTTCCGGCATGTGTTTGTGAAATTGACAGTGTGAAAGGCAGCTGCAGCTGGCGGAGACTGCCTCAATTGCCGTTACCGGTTAACAAATTCCACAAGGTTATCAGCTTCAGCTCCACTGTTTCTGGTGCTGACTTTCTTCGTCGCTGA